A section of the Candidatus Poribacteria bacterium genome encodes:
- a CDS encoding zinc-binding alcohol dehydrogenase, whose amino-acid sequence MPIAHRIVFPQRMRATVEPFEFDDRPGDDEIILETLVSAISSGTELASFTNDQDIGHWKGEPYPVHPGYAAVGRIAAVGSNVKEWRVGDVVFSSVGHASHHRVNPARAPVVRVPDGVDPADAVYVRFCAVSMTTLRTTVARPGDGVAVFGLGIVGSMASQVYQASGYEVAGVDPVATRRSRVEACGLRHTISPEGDIVEAWRSKLGATPCKLIIDTSGSERAVYAATQLAAIGAEIVLVGVAWKKHGDYTMSDLLQPVFTKYLHVRSGWEWEIPVFPANFARGSVLGNLQHAMSLIARGAVNPAPMRSHVLPPNDAESAYVGLLNEKERYQSVVLDWSRLAILA is encoded by the coding sequence ATGCCGATTGCGCACCGGATCGTGTTCCCCCAGCGCATGCGCGCCACGGTGGAACCGTTCGAGTTCGACGACCGCCCCGGCGACGACGAGATCATCCTGGAGACGCTCGTCTCGGCGATCAGCTCGGGAACCGAGCTCGCCTCGTTCACGAACGACCAGGACATCGGGCACTGGAAGGGGGAACCCTACCCGGTGCATCCGGGCTATGCCGCCGTGGGACGCATCGCGGCGGTCGGGTCGAACGTGAAGGAGTGGCGCGTCGGCGATGTCGTCTTCTCATCGGTCGGGCACGCGTCGCATCATCGCGTGAACCCCGCGCGCGCGCCCGTCGTTCGCGTACCTGATGGGGTCGATCCGGCGGACGCCGTCTACGTCCGGTTCTGCGCGGTCAGCATGACGACGCTGCGGACGACCGTCGCGCGGCCTGGCGATGGTGTCGCGGTCTTCGGGCTCGGCATCGTGGGATCGATGGCGTCGCAGGTCTATCAGGCGTCCGGTTACGAGGTCGCGGGCGTCGATCCGGTCGCGACGCGGCGGTCGCGGGTCGAGGCGTGCGGTCTCCGCCATACGATCTCGCCAGAGGGCGATATCGTCGAGGCGTGGCGGTCGAAGCTCGGCGCGACGCCCTGCAAGCTCATCATCGACACGAGCGGGAGCGAACGCGCGGTCTACGCCGCGACGCAGCTCGCTGCCATCGGGGCGGAGATCGTCCTCGTCGGCGTCGCATGGAAGAAGCATGGCGACTACACGATGTCGGACCTGCTGCAGCCGGTGTTCACGAAGTACCTGCACGTGCGCAGCGGTTGGGAGTGGGAGATTCCCGTGTTCCCGGCGAACTTCGCGCGTGGGAGCGTCCTGGGGAACCTGCAGCACGCGATGAGCCTCATCGCGCGTGGAGCCGTGAACCCGGCGCCGATGCGGAGCCACGTCCTGCCGCCCAACGACGCGGAGTCGGCATACGTCGGCTTGCTGAACGAGAAGGAACGCTATCAGAGCGTCGTGCTCGACTGGTCGCGCCTGGCGATCTTGGCGTGA